A stretch of Fulvia fulva chromosome 4, complete sequence DNA encodes these proteins:
- a CDS encoding ABC-type transporter cicA yields the protein MSAPDAERPWTANTDTPGPYDTNHADPLAEEPLERVTHEKDLSEEKVLDFEALEETSSNSDSDLGKKHRRPEVESSQSNWTAGTETSVATSLAPDPEEESPRKRTWSQRLNPLKRKPPPPVPKERLPSREHEAGWFSVYTFQWISPLMSVGYQRPLETNDIWAVNPDRSVEVMKARLYTNLEKRRAQPGRINPLVMALYDTFKKEFWIGGITNLFGALLQVLSPFVMKYLIAFAGRAYRAQLGQIPAPHVGEGIGLVLGITAMQICQSSCINHFIYRGMIVGGQCRSVLISVIFEKAMILSGRAKAGGKAHASEEDLKPDFAPGSKEEKAWYKKQLGSGKKGVSGDGQGWGNGRIVNLMSVDTYRIDQACGMGHMIWTSPIQILLTLALLCINLTYSALAGFAFICVMMPLLARAIRSLMARRKFINKITDQRVSLTQEIVSSVRFVKYFGWETSFLERLNEIRTREINKVSFLLSIRNGIMAVSMSLPIFSSMLAFITYSTTQHVLNPAPVFSSLALFNALRIPLNLLPMVLGQVVDANESITRISEFLAAEEANDDSNWDNDAENAISIEHAEFTWERNTKNESDGAPGQNPKGEKQRKLEAKQAKKDAEAEAKEDKWRSKLIEKGELDALPTPSSTTSLAEEARPFRIRDIDLNVGRDELVAVIGSVGSGKSSFLAALAGDMRKTSGSVTFGANRRAFCPQSAWIQNATVKDNITFGRDYNKKWYNDVVDACALRPDLDMLPAGDMTEIGERGITVSGGQKQRLNIARAIYFDADIIIMDDPLSAVDAHVGRHIMDNAICGLLKGKARVLATHQLHVLHRVDRIVWMKDGAINKIATFPQLMESDQEFQELMKTTAAEETKEDVEEVLEDEIEDEKTNAKKKKGKKPAAALMQNEERAVKSVGWGVYVAYIKASGSIMIAPLILFLLIISQGANIMTSLWLSYWTSGRFGLSLGIYIGVYATLGVVQALLMFAFSVTLTVYGTRASKTMLDRAMYRVLRAPMSFFDTTPMGRITNRFSKDVDTMDNTLTDSMRMFFLTMAMIVSVFILIIAYYYYFVIALIPLTICFVLAAGYYRASARELKRHEAVLRSVVFSRFSEAVNGQATIRAYGVQKRFADNVDEAVDSMDGAYFLTFANQRWLSTRLDVLGNLLVFTVGILVVTSRFTINPSTGGLVLSYILSIVQMIQFTVRQLAEVENNMNSTERIHYYGTQLEEEAPLHLGDVRPTWPEKGGIDFDNVQMRYRDGLPLVLKGLTMKVRAGERIGIVGRTGAGKSTILSTLFRLVELSGGSITIDGVNIAKIGLHDLRSRLAIIPQDPTLFRGTIRSNLDPFNEHTDLELWNALRQADLVGAEQTIEDEAGRIHLDTPVEDEGLNFSLGQRQLLALARALVRGSQIIICDEATSSVDFETDQKIQKTIVRGFQGKTLLCIAHRLKTIIGYDRILVMDQGNVAELDSPISLYDQGGIFRSMCDRSGIRRQDFFNSEEARFGAESPALERTQSAMFQQPEQAYVKEG from the coding sequence ATGTCTGCGCCTGACGCGGAGCGGCCATGGACTGCCAATACTGACACTCCCGGCCCTTATGACACAAATCATGCCGACCCTTTGGCCGAGGAACCTCTGGAGCGCGTCACCCATGAGAAAGACCTATCTGAGGAAAAGGTCCTTGACTTTGAGGCACTTGAGGAGACGAGTTCGAATAGTGACAGCGACCTCGGCAAGAAGCACAGGCGGCCTGAAGTAGAAAGCAGTCAAAGTAATTGGACCGCCGGGACAGAAACCAGCGTTGCCACTTCACTTGCACCCGATCCGGAAGAAGAATCACCTCGAAAACGAACATGGAGTCAGAGGCTCAATCCACTGAAGCGCAAGCCGCCGCCACCGGTACCCAAGGAACGATTGCCATCCCGCGAGCACGAAGCAGGATGGTTCAGTGTCTACACTTTCCAATGGATTTCACCTTTAATGTCGGTCGGGTATCAACGGCCGCTGGAGACGAACGATATCTGGGCTGTCAATCCAGACCGCAGCGTTGAAGTTATGAAAGCGAGATTGTATACGAACCTAGAGAAGCGAAGAGCTCAACCTGGCCGGATCAATCCTCTCGTTATGGCTCTTTACGACACATTCAAGAAGGAGTTCTGGATAGGAGGCATTACCAACCTGTTTGGAGCACTGCTGCAAGTTCTGTCTCCGTTCGTCATGAAGTATCTCATTGCTTTCGCGGGTCGCGCATATCGAGCGCAACTTGGTCAAATCCCTGCGCCCCACGTCGGCGAAGGTATTGGTCTTGTTCTGGGCATCACTGCCATGCAAATATGTCAGTCGTCATGTATCAACCACTTCATCTATCGAGGTATGATAGTGGGTGGACAGTGTCGATCGGTCTTGATCAGTGTGATCTTCGAGAAGGCCATGATCTTATCTGGACGTGCAAAGGCAGGCGGCAAGGCTCATGCTTCGGAAGAAGATCTCAAGCCAGATTTTGCGCCTGGAAGCAAGGAAGAAAAGGCATGGTACAAGAAGCAGCTCGGAAGCGGCAAGAAGGGTGTCAGCGGCGACGGTCAAGGATGGGGCAATGGCAGAATTGTCAATCTCATGTCCGTTGACACATACCGCATCGACCAGGCTTGCGGCATGGGCCACATGATCTGGACCAGCCCAATCCAGATCCTGCTCACCCTGGCACTTCTGTGTATCAACCTGACATACAGCGCGCTCGCCGGATTCGCCTTCATCTGTGTCATGATGCCTTTGCTTGCACGAGCCATTCGCAGCTTGATGGCTCGCCGAAAGTTCATCAACAAGATCACCGATCAGCGAGTCAGTCTCACACAGGAGATCGTGTCTTCTGTACGCTTCGTCAAGTATTTTGGCTGGGAGACGAGCTTTCTGGAACGACTGAACGAGATCAGGACACGGGAGATCAACAAAGTCTCGTTTTTGCTGTCCATCAGAAACGGTATCATGGCTGTCTCGATGTCACTGCCTATCTTCTCGAGCATGTTGGCCTTTATCACTTACTCGACAACGCAGCATGTGCTCAACCCGGCACCCGTCTTCTCCTCCTTGGCTCTGTTCAATGCCCTTCGAATTCCGCTCAATTTACTCCCAATGGTACTTGGTCAGGTCGTGGACGCCAACGAATCGATCACTCGTATTTCCGAGTTTCTGGCAGCCGAAGAAGCAAACGATGATTCCAACTGGGATAACGATGCTGAGAACGCGATCTCAATCGAGCATGCCGAGTTCACTTGGGAGAGGAACACCAAGAACGAATCCGATGGTGCGCCAGGCCAGAACCCGAAAGGCGAAAAGCAGAGGAAGCTGGAAGCGAAACAAGCTAAGAAGGATGCAGAAGCAGAAGCGAAGGAAGACAAGTGGCGCTCGAAACTGATCGAAAAGGGTGAGCTTGATGCTCTGCCCACTCCGAGCAGCACGACTTCACTTGCTGAGGAGGCCAGGCCATTCCGGATAAGGGACATCGATCTCAACGTAGGGAGAGATGAGCTTGTGGCTGTGATAGGATCTGTTGGTTCTGGGAAGAGCTCGTTCCTAGCCGCTTTGGCTGGTGACATGCGCAAGACGAGTGGTTCTGTCACCTTTGGTGCAAACCGACGTGCATTTTGCCCACAGTCTGCCTGGATTCAGAACGCTACTGTCAAGGACAACATCACGTTCGGCAGAGACTACAACAAGAAGTGGTACAACGATGTCGTAGACGCTTGTGCACTTCGACCTGACTTGGATATGCTGCCCGCTGGCGATATGACCGAGATTGGTGAGCGCGGTATCACAGTTTCCGGAGGTCAAAAGCAGCGTCTGAACATCGCACGGGCTATCTATTTCGACGCCGACATTATTATTATGGATGACCCGCTGTCTGCTGTCGATGCACACGTAGGACGTCATATCATGGACAATGCCATCTGTGGGCTTCTTAAGGGCAAGGCCCGAGTGCTGGCTACCCATCAGCTGCACGTCTTGCACCGCGTTGACCGCATTGTATGGATGAAGGACGGCGCTATCAACAAGATCGCCACCTTCCCACAGCTGATGGAATCTGACCAAGAATTCCAAGAGCTCATGAAGACTACGGCTGCAGAAGAAACCAAAGAGGATGTCGAGGAAGTGCTTGAGGACGAAATCGAGGACGAGAAGACGAACGCCAAGAAGAAGAAGGGCAAGAAGCCAGCAGCGGCACTCATGCAAAACGAAGAACGAGCCGTCAAGAGCGTCGGATGGGGAGTCTACGTTGCCTACATCAAAGCCAGCGGGTCGATCATGATCGCGCCTTTGATCCTCTTCCTACTGATCATCTCACAAGGTGCCAACATCATGACCAGTCTTTGGCTGTCTTACTGGACGTCTGGCAGGTTCGGACTCAGCTTGGGAATATACATTGGTGTGTACGCCACTCTCGGCGTTGTACAAGCCTTGTTGATGTTCGCCTTCTCGGTGACCCTCACCGTGTACGGTACTAGGGCTTCGAAAACGATGCTGGACCGCGCAATGTACAGAGTGCTGCGCGCGCCCATGTCCTTCTTCGACACTACGCCAATGGGCCGGATCACGAACCGCTTCTCCAAGGATGTCGACACGATGGATAACACGCTCACGGACTCGATGCGAATGTTCTTCCTGACCATGGCTATGATCGTTTCGGTCTTCATCCTCATCATCgcttactactactactttGTTATCGCTCTGATACCACTGACGATCTGCTTCGTCCTTGCTGCCGGGTACTATCGAGCTTCAGCACGAGAGCTGAAGAGACATGAAGCTGTCTTGCGAAGTGTTGTGTTCTCGCGCTTCAGTGAGGCTGTCAACGGACAGGCTACGATCAGGGCTTATGGTGTCCAGAAACGCTTCGCCGATAATGTGGACGAGGCCGTCGACTCCATGGACGGCGCGTACTTCCTCACCTTCGCTAACCAAAGGTGGCTGTCAACACGTCTGGATGTCCTCGGAAATCTTCTGGTGTTCACTGTCGGCATCCTGGTCGTCACCTCACGATTCACCATCAATCCCAGCACCGGTGGTTTGGTGCTGTCGTATATCCTGTCCATCGTACAGATGATCCAGTTCACCGTGCGACAGCTAGCTGAAGTCGAGAACAACATGAACTCAACAGAGCGCATCCACTACTACGGCACCCAGCTCGAAGAGGAAGCACCACTTCACCTCGGCGATGTCAGACCAACCTGGCCAGAGAAGGGAGGGATCGACTTCGACAATGTGCAGATGCGATACCGCGACGGCCTACCACTCGTGCTCAAGGGCCTGACGATGAAAGTCCGCGCCGGAGAACGCATCGGTATCGTCGGCCGCACCGGCGCCGGCAAGAGCACAATCCTCTCCACTCTCTTCCGCCTCGTCGAGCTCTCTGGCGGCAGCATCACCATCGACGGCGTCAACATCGCCAAGATCGGTCTCCACGATCTGCGCTCCCGTCTCGCAATCATCCCACAAGACCCCACCCTTTTCCGCGGCACAATCCGCAGCAACCTCGATCCCTTCAACGAACATACAGACCTCGAACTATGGAACGCCCTTCGCCAAGCAGATCTCGTCGGCGCCGAGCAGACAATCGAAGACGAAGCAGGTCGCATCCACCTCGACACGCCAGTCGAGGACGAAGGTCTCAACTTCTCCCTTGGTCAACGACAACTCCTCGCTCTCGCACGAGCTCTTGTTCGAGGGTCCCAGATCATCATCTGCGATGAAGCTACCTCATCCGTGGACTTCGAGACTGATCAGAAGATCCAGAAGACGATCGTGCGTGGTTTCCAGGGCAAGACGCTGCTCTGTATCGCGCATCGACTCAAGACCATCATCGGCTACGATCGCATCTTGGTCATGGACCAAGGTAACGTCGCGGAGCTGGATAGTCCCATCAGTCTCTACGACCAGGGCGGTATATTCAGGAGTATGTGCGACCGCAGTGGGATTAGGAGGCAAGATTTCTTCAATAGTGAGGAGGCAAGGTTTGGAGCGGAGAGTCCGGCTCTTGAACGCACGCAGAGTGCTATGTTTCAGCAGCCTGAGCAGGCGTATGTGAAGGAAGGATGA
- a CDS encoding Hydrolase pyvD, with product MSDKVIAKPSSGCCLRGTIHEGEAKGRIEKIVDVETYIAEPSAENANGNIVLFFPDVFGLWINNNLLVDAFAAAGYLTLAPDYFRGDPVWKHKKDLSDTNDNPDFDFPGWLAKHRAFSDPFVPKFVEEVKSKYGKSDTKYTCVGYCYGAPYVMDQLSDKGICSAGAFAHPAFLKESHFENLTKPLFLSCSEIDQTFPKEFRRRAIDIMDEHKKRYSLQLFQEVSHGFALRADLSDDWQKHCKEMSFQGIQEWFDWWSAKK from the exons ATGTCCGACAAAGTCATCGCAAAGCCCTCCTCAGGCTGCTGCCTGCGTGGCACAATCCACGAAGGCGAAGCCAAAGGCCGCATCGAGAAGATCGTCGATGTGGAGACTTACATCGCCGAACCGTCAGCGGAGAATGCGAATGGTAATATTGTGTTGTTCTTCCCGGATGTGTTCGGACTGTGGATCAATAACAATCTTCTGGTCGATGCGTTTGCTGCTGCTGGGTATTTGACTCTGGCGCCGGATTATTTCAGAGGT GATCCTGTCTGGAAGCATAAGAAAGATCTAAGTGATACGAACGACAATCCAGATTTTGATTTTCCTGGCTGGTTGGCGAAGCATCGGGCGTTTTCGGATCCGTTTGTGCCGAAGTTCGTTGAGGAGGTTAAGTCGAAGTATGGTAAGAGTGACACTAAGTATACTTGTGTTGGATACTG CTACGGCGCTCCATACGTGATGGACCAGCTCTCCGACAAGGGCATCTGCTCAGCTGGCGCATTCGCGCATCCAGCATTCCTTAAGGAATCGCATTTCGAGAATTTGACGA AGCCGCTTTTCCTGTCGTGTTCAGAGATCGACCAGACCTTCCCGAAAGAGTTCCGCCGCAGAGCAATTGACATTATGGACGAGCACAAGAAGCGCTACTCCCTGCAGCTCTTCCAAGAAGTCTCGCACGGCTTCGCGCTGCGTGCTGATCTAAGTGATGACTGGCAGAAACACTGCAAGGAGATGAGCTTTCAGGGCATCCAAGAGTGGTTCGACTGGTGGTCAGCTAAGAAGTGA
- a CDS encoding Laccase-2, translated as MGLLNSYWEALLQLATTANLLDGYHSSYPQQPLNIPKHTAGLSDVSAAGVSFQVPGTGFTCSYPSMTRHQACNSAKDRSCWLKPLNRKDTRYDIHTQYDMPGDEFSPPGITREYWLEVSVDPIAPDGYLKPLGQVFNHTYPGPHLQACWGDQIVVHVTNKIVNLGTTIHWHGIRQLNTTEHDGVNGVTQCPIAFGDTYTYNFTADQYGHTWYHSHYQTQYSDGVAGPLTIYGPSSSNWDETFTPIMMQDWVHENTSIAFQQDLAGAIPIGDSLLLGGTSSYKCSALDPYCCSSCNSTRTACKAGMDPAFCCDPDDRCFKSVTNADGSVSTVRQSGGIYAKTFEAGKRYLFQLINASADAMFIFAIDDHELEVIEADLVPIKPYKTDSVFIAIGQRYQVIVHAKPLGNQDSPSKDYWIRTRIANGCGNVAQDNEETGIIRYNASSRATPSTEAHTDREVCADEPMASLSPIVPWNASDLRNSRDEYTFVASLDTKATHGAYRWEIKDDPLFLNYSSPSILNVNNPAHFEDVFQATVNYTNNAWNGGFVYLVIDGSNIQKIPGKQGVPAAHPIHLHGHDFVILAQVDSAFNGTIPPNRVQNPTRRDTALLYGGGYLALAFKLDNPGIWLVHCHIAWHASSGLALQIVERQDEILSSIGPLDATQKTCDGWHQMGLQFHQEDSGI; from the exons ATGGGTCTCCTCAACTCATACTGGGAAGCTCTGCTGCAGCTTGCTACAACTGCCAACCTACTAGACGGGTACCACTCCTCGTATCCTCAGCAGCCGCTGAACATACCAAAGCACACTGCCGGTCTTTCAGATGTCTCTGCGGCAGGTGTCTCCTTCCAGGTTCCTGGAACGGGGTTCACCTGCTCGTACCCTAGCATGACTCGACATCAAGCTTGCAATAGTGCGAAGGATAGGAGTTGCTGGTTGAAGCCTTTGAATCGCAAGGATACGAGATATGACATCCACACACAAT ATGATATGCCTGGAGACGAATTCTCTCCTCCTGGCATTACACGAGAA TACTGGCTTGAAGTTAGCGTCGACCCT ATCGCGCCCGACGGGTACCTGAAGCCGCTGGGCCAAGTCTTCAACCACACATATCCTGGTCCCCACCTCCAGGCTTGCTGGGGGGATCAGATC GTCGTGCATGTCACCAACAAGATTGTGAATTTGGGCACCACGATCCATTGGCATGGTATCAGGCAGCTCAATACTACGGAGCATGATGGGGTTAATGGTGTCACACAATGCCCCATTGCATTCGGTGATACCTACACCTACAACTTTACCGCTGATCAGTACGGTCATACCTGGTACCACAGCCACTACCAGACGCAGTACTCCGATGGCGTTGCCGGCCCGCTCACAATCTATGGACCCAGTAGCTCGAATTGGGATGAGACTTTCACGCCGATCATGATGCAAGACTGGGTGCACGAGAACACTTCGATTGCCTTTCAACAGGACTTGGCTGGTGCGATACCGATCGGAGACAGCCTCTTACTTGGTGGCACTTCCAGCTACAAGTGCTCTGCCCTCGATCCATATTGCTGCAGTAGCTGCAATAGCACCAGAACAGCATGCAAGGCTGGCATGGACCCCGCCTTCTGTTGTGACCCTGACGATCGTTGCTTCAAGAGTGTCACGAACGCTGACGGATCCGTCAGTACAGTACGGCAGTCAGGTGGCATCTACGCCAAGACATTTGAAGCAGGCAAGCGGTATTTATTCCAGCTCATCAACGCTTCGGCAGATGCCATGTTCATCTTTGCGATCGATGATCACGAGCTTGAAGTCATCGAGGCCGACTTGGTACCTATCAAGCCGTACAAGACTGATTCTGTCTTTATCGCTATTG GCCAACGCTATCAAGTCATCGTGCACGCAAAACCTCTCGGCAACCAAGACTCTCCTTCCAAAGACTACTGGATCCGCACCCGCATCGCCAACGGCTGCGGTAATGTGGCTCAAGATAATGAAGAAACAGGCATAATACGCTACAACGCCTCGAGCCGCGCCACGCCCTCGACAGAAGCACACACAGACCGCGAGGTCTGCGCGGATGAGCCTATGGCTAGTCTCAGTCCCATCGTACCCTGGAACGCCTCTGACCTGCGCAACTCTCGGGATGAGTACACCTTCGTCGCATCTCTCGATACTAAGGCGACCCACGGAGCGTATAGATGGGAAATCAAAGACGATCCCCTGTTCCTCAATTACTCGAGTCCAAGTATCCTCAACGTCAACAACCCAGCGCATTTCGAGGATGTCTTTCAAGCCACTGTAAACTACACCAACAACGCTTGGAATGGAGGGTTCGTGTACCTTGTCATTGATGGCAGCAATATTCAGAAGATTCCAGGCAAACAAGGCGTTCCTGCTGCACATCCTATTCACCTTCACGGCCACGACTTTGTGATTCTCGCGCAGGTTGATTCAGCTTTTAATGGGACGATCCCACCGAACCGAGTGCAGAATCCGACCAGACGGGATACGGCGTTGTTGTATGGTGGTGGGTACCTGGCGCTTGCTTTCAAGTTAGATAATCCAGGCATATGGCTTGT GCATTGTCACATCGCTTGGCATGCTTCTTCGGGGCTTGCATTGCAGATTGTGGAGAGGCAGGATGAGATTTTGAGTAGTATTGGGCCTCTGGATGCTACGCAGAAAACTTGCGATGGGTGGCACCAAATGGGACTGCAGTTCCATCAGGAGGATTCGGGGATTTGA
- a CDS encoding Beta-lactamase hydrolase-like protein — translation MEQEPPIVTLKPDPEPHIYTLFEISTGTWQWVVADPITKNAVIIDGVLDKVHSSKGICTTAADRLLENVRHHGYRVKRILETHAMRDQQIRTAAWYLRNQLREEKGNMPRICTGKSIAGVQRMFARQYRQNPQWANHFDSTFRHGEMFNIGELNCKVLQLSTDTFAFVIGHNVIIGDVPNEQAMQRLAGLTKGYTWHPGGGDSPASSRPQTATTASSDWPTPRPSLSLPAQSYSPLAQTSPPPRSSRNDGRPASYIYEMSA, via the exons ATGGAACAAGAGCCGCCGATCGTCACGCTCAAGCCAGATCCAGAACCGCACATTTACACATTGTTCGAGATATCGACCGGGACGTGGCAATGGGTGGTAGCAGACCCTATCACCAAGAATGCTGTAATCATAGACGGAGTCTTAGACAAAGTGCACTCTTCGAAAGGCATATGCACCACCGCAGCTGACCGCCTTCTTGAGAACGTGCGACACCACGGATATCGTGTCAAACGCATACTCGAAACACATGCCATGCGAGACCAGCAGATCAGGACAGCGGCTTGGTACCTCAGGAATCAGCTCCGGGAGGAGAAAGGCAACATGCCACGAATTTGTACTGGCAAAAGCATTGCGGGAGTACAGCGTATGTTTGCACGACAGTATCGCCAGAACCCACAATGGGCCAATCACTTCGACTCCACTTTCAGGCATGGCGAAATGTTCAACATTGGCGAGCTAAACTGTAAGGTACTGCAGCTCAGCACAGACACATTCGCCTTTGTCATTGGCCACAATGTCATTATTGGCGATGTTCCAAACGAACAGGCAATGCAACGCCTGGCTGGTCTGACCAAAGGATACACATGGCATCCTGGAGGTGGCGATTCTCCAGCAAGTTCACGGCCTCAGACTGCAACCACAGCCTCGTCAGACTGGCCTACACCACGACCTTCGTTGTCGTTACCAGCTCAATCGTACTCCCCACTGGCGCAAACGAGTCCACCCCCTCGATCAAGTAGGAATGATGGCAGGCCGGCGAGCTACATAT ATGAGATGTCGGCATGA